The proteins below come from a single Nocardioides eburneiflavus genomic window:
- a CDS encoding DUF4153 domain-containing protein produces the protein MSAWFDTVSSLKVKLGILVAASVVTAVLLSLLGSAARVPALLVLPVSVALALGVTQLLAAGMVAPLRRMTEVSRAMARGDYSGRVRTTATDEVGQLAAAFNRMAEDLATVDRERRDLIATVSHELRTPLTAMTAQLENLADGVVPADPGHLGDALDEARRLGRLVEDLLQLSRLEAGVVHLDRQDVALRALVEDSVAQVLAAGRPGTITLDIADDLLVGADPARLRQLLVNVLDNAARHAPAETSVRVTGGAGTGDGAGPGAGAGSWWLEVVDEGGGVAPEDRERVFDRFGTDGAGGTGLGLAVARWVAQLHGGTLRFLDPATGSGARLRLDVPATTPPASPSSPTREPAMTAPASALQPAERSVEPPARPAAQSQATTAPVRQQPGLDGLFGRFWPENGAPSGLRTVVAAAAAGLFAGFALSFNAVGITWTLVAIGCGVAALLTARGRRDPWTLACAGLALLLVLPMTLLDAWWVQMLGLLAATAVFLSGVTGARTLAGILLTGISWPLASLRGLPWFARSLRLAGTGSRTPAVVRTTAWSLLGLGVFGTIFASANPVFGSWVDQLVPNLTFNDLVGRAFLACFVFAATLGAAYLALNPADVEVLGGRRPPALANRFEWLVPVLVVDAVFVAFIAAQARALVGGEDYIQATTGLTYADFVHQGFGQLTLATALTVLVVWVASRRAGSTPEDRRWLYGSLGVLCALTLLVVASALRGMAVYQDAYGFTTLRLFVDVFEGWLGFVVLSIMAAGAAGLGRWLPRIALVSGAVALIGLAAINPDAWVAGRNLDRYDATSELDVRYLQTLSADAAPVIAERLPRDVARCVLQDLPSGSLRPEALDDPRAWNLARSRGEEALADVDLDGRPRPSAEECAGVWTAFDE, from the coding sequence ATGAGCGCGTGGTTCGACACCGTCTCGAGCCTGAAGGTCAAGCTCGGGATCCTCGTCGCCGCCTCGGTGGTCACCGCCGTCCTGCTGTCCCTGCTCGGCTCGGCGGCACGGGTGCCCGCGCTCCTGGTGCTCCCGGTCAGCGTCGCGCTCGCGCTCGGCGTCACCCAGCTCCTCGCGGCCGGCATGGTGGCGCCGCTGCGACGCATGACCGAGGTGTCGCGCGCGATGGCGCGCGGCGACTACTCCGGACGCGTGCGCACCACGGCCACCGACGAGGTCGGCCAGCTCGCCGCCGCCTTCAACCGGATGGCCGAGGACCTCGCGACGGTCGACCGGGAGCGGCGCGACCTCATCGCCACGGTGTCGCACGAGCTCCGCACGCCCCTCACCGCGATGACCGCGCAGCTGGAGAACCTCGCCGACGGTGTGGTGCCGGCCGACCCCGGCCACCTGGGCGACGCGCTCGACGAGGCGCGCCGGCTGGGACGGCTGGTCGAGGACCTGCTCCAGCTCTCCCGGCTCGAGGCCGGCGTGGTCCACCTCGACCGCCAGGACGTCGCCCTGCGCGCCCTCGTCGAGGACTCCGTCGCCCAGGTCCTCGCCGCGGGTCGCCCCGGGACCATCACCCTCGACATCGCCGACGACCTCCTGGTGGGCGCCGACCCTGCACGCCTGCGCCAGCTCCTGGTCAACGTGCTCGACAACGCCGCGCGGCACGCCCCGGCCGAGACCTCGGTCCGGGTCACGGGCGGTGCCGGCACGGGCGACGGGGCCGGCCCCGGTGCCGGCGCGGGATCCTGGTGGCTCGAGGTGGTCGACGAGGGCGGGGGAGTGGCCCCCGAGGACCGCGAGCGGGTCTTCGACCGCTTCGGCACCGACGGCGCCGGCGGCACCGGGCTCGGGCTGGCCGTGGCTCGCTGGGTGGCGCAGCTCCACGGCGGGACCCTCCGCTTCCTCGACCCCGCGACCGGGTCCGGTGCGCGGCTCCGTCTCGATGTGCCCGCGACGACGCCGCCCGCCAGCCCTTCGTCGCCCACCCGGGAGCCCGCCATGACCGCGCCAGCATCCGCCCTGCAGCCAGCCGAGCGGTCCGTCGAGCCGCCCGCCCGCCCGGCGGCGCAGTCGCAGGCGACGACGGCACCCGTACGCCAGCAGCCCGGTCTCGACGGACTGTTCGGCCGGTTCTGGCCCGAGAACGGAGCACCGTCAGGGTTGCGGACCGTCGTCGCCGCAGCGGCGGCCGGGCTGTTCGCGGGCTTCGCCCTCTCGTTCAACGCGGTCGGCATCACGTGGACCCTCGTCGCCATCGGGTGCGGCGTCGCCGCCCTGCTCACCGCGCGCGGCCGGCGCGACCCCTGGACCCTGGCCTGTGCAGGCCTGGCGCTGCTGCTGGTGCTGCCGATGACCCTGCTCGACGCGTGGTGGGTCCAGATGCTCGGTCTCCTCGCGGCCACCGCGGTCTTCCTCAGCGGTGTCACCGGGGCGCGGACCCTGGCGGGCATCCTGCTCACCGGCATCTCCTGGCCGCTGGCCTCGCTGCGCGGGCTCCCGTGGTTCGCGCGGTCGTTGCGCCTGGCGGGCACCGGGTCGCGGACGCCCGCGGTCGTACGGACGACCGCCTGGTCGCTGCTGGGCCTCGGGGTCTTCGGCACGATCTTCGCCAGCGCCAACCCGGTGTTCGGGTCGTGGGTCGACCAGCTGGTCCCGAACCTCACGTTCAACGACCTCGTCGGGCGGGCCTTCCTCGCCTGCTTCGTGTTCGCCGCGACGCTCGGCGCCGCCTACCTCGCCCTCAACCCCGCCGACGTCGAGGTCCTGGGCGGTCGCCGTCCCCCCGCCCTCGCCAACCGCTTCGAGTGGCTCGTGCCCGTGCTCGTCGTCGACGCGGTGTTCGTCGCCTTCATCGCCGCGCAGGCCCGGGCACTCGTCGGGGGCGAGGACTACATCCAGGCCACCACCGGCCTGACCTACGCCGACTTCGTCCACCAGGGGTTCGGGCAGCTGACGCTCGCCACGGCGCTGACCGTCCTCGTCGTCTGGGTCGCCTCGCGCCGCGCCGGCAGCACCCCGGAGGACCGTCGCTGGCTGTACGGCTCCCTCGGCGTCCTCTGCGCGCTCACGCTGCTCGTCGTCGCCTCGGCGCTGCGCGGGATGGCGGTCTACCAGGACGCGTACGGCTTCACCACCCTGCGGCTGTTCGTCGACGTCTTCGAGGGCTGGCTCGGGTTCGTGGTCCTCTCCATCATGGCCGCCGGGGCTGCCGGGCTGGGCCGGTGGCTCCCGCGGATCGCGCTGGTCTCCGGCGCGGTCGCGCTCATCGGGCTCGCCGCGATCAACCCCGACGCGTGGGTCGCCGGGCGCAACCTCGACCGCTACGACGCGACGTCCGAGCTCGACGTGCGCTACCTCCAGACCCTCTCGGCCGACGCAGCGCCCGTCATCGCCGAGCGGCTGCCGCGCGACGTCGCGCGCTGCGTGCTCCAGGACCTGCCCTCCGGCTCGCTGCGTCCGGAGGCCCTCGACGACCCGAGGGCGTGGAACCTCGCCCGCTCGCGCGGCGAGGAGGCGCTCGCAGACGTCGACCTCGACGGCAGGCCACGGCCGTCCGCCGAGGAATGCGCTGGCGTCTGGACCGCGTTCGACGAGTAG
- a CDS encoding response regulator transcription factor: MTSGPAPRTALVVEDEPAINEALAQRLRAEGYVVEQAFDGPSAVELAAAVRPDVVLLDVMLPGFDGLEVCRRIQAARPVPVLMLTARDDEADVLVGLGVGADDYLTKPFSMREVVARVAALLRRVERAAALADERPAAIEVGGLRIDPGTRRTSVAGEAVHLTPTEFDLLLCLARTPGQVLGRERLLREVWDWGDAWASASATRTVDSHVKALRSKVGAARIRTVHGVGYALEDLS, encoded by the coding sequence ATGACATCCGGACCGGCGCCGCGGACCGCCCTCGTGGTCGAGGACGAGCCCGCCATCAACGAGGCGCTCGCGCAGCGGCTCCGCGCCGAGGGGTACGTCGTCGAGCAGGCCTTCGACGGGCCGTCCGCGGTCGAGCTAGCGGCCGCGGTGCGACCCGACGTCGTGCTGCTCGACGTGATGCTGCCCGGGTTCGACGGCCTCGAGGTGTGCCGACGCATCCAGGCCGCGCGACCGGTCCCCGTCCTGATGCTCACCGCTCGCGACGACGAGGCCGACGTGCTCGTCGGCCTCGGCGTGGGTGCCGACGACTACCTCACCAAGCCGTTCTCGATGCGCGAGGTCGTGGCCCGGGTCGCGGCCCTGCTCCGCCGGGTCGAGCGGGCGGCCGCGCTGGCCGATGAGCGCCCAGCGGCCATCGAGGTGGGCGGCCTGCGCATCGACCCGGGCACCCGGCGTACGAGCGTGGCAGGGGAGGCCGTGCACCTCACTCCGACCGAGTTCGACCTGCTCCTCTGCCTGGCCCGCACGCCGGGGCAGGTGCTGGGCCGCGAGCGGCTGCTGCGCGAGGTCTGGGACTGGGGCGACGCCTGGGCCAGCGCCAGCGCGACCCGTACGGTCGACAGCCACGTCAAGGCGTTGCGCAGCAAGGTGGGCGCCGCGCGGATCCGCACGGTCCACGGCGTCGGGTACGCCCTCGAGGACCTCTCATGA
- a CDS encoding sensor histidine kinase: MSDHSAPRHRVDNGRQTRLRTLADFYPDGILGASRSGVVTILNAQGAALLGVDAEEALGLPLADVLRLLDQDGRTWLDVNRPFDSVSIVRGVPEQSWLNASGDEVLTTARLVREEPLKPVTGIAVGLRSGRGRARLDRERSDLVATVAHELRSPLTGVKGFVQALLNRWDKLTDDQRKLMLTTVNADADRLARLIAELLDVARIDTGRLQLYPRQSSAEVLVGRVVDSIEAGTAREITLTVEPGLPEVFADPDKLTQVVTNLVENAVRHGQGGVSVSLASSDSLDGVRITVDDQGDGIPVELRRRVFTKFWTTGESGGSGLGMYIVGGLARAHGGWVTIDDAPGGGARVMVDWPREDLRPD, translated from the coding sequence GTGTCCGACCACAGCGCACCACGTCACCGCGTGGACAACGGTCGCCAGACCCGGCTGCGCACGCTCGCGGACTTCTACCCCGACGGCATCCTCGGCGCGAGTCGTTCGGGAGTCGTGACGATCCTCAACGCCCAGGGTGCGGCGCTGCTCGGGGTGGACGCCGAGGAGGCGCTCGGGCTGCCGCTCGCCGACGTGCTCCGGCTGCTCGACCAGGACGGACGCACCTGGCTCGACGTCAACCGGCCGTTCGACTCCGTCTCGATCGTGCGCGGCGTCCCGGAGCAGTCCTGGCTCAACGCCTCGGGCGACGAGGTGCTCACGACCGCCCGGCTCGTGCGGGAGGAGCCGCTGAAGCCCGTGACGGGCATCGCGGTCGGCCTCCGCAGCGGGCGCGGGCGCGCCCGGCTGGACCGTGAGCGCTCCGACCTGGTGGCCACCGTGGCGCACGAGCTGCGCTCGCCGCTCACCGGCGTCAAGGGCTTCGTGCAGGCCCTGCTCAACCGCTGGGACAAGCTCACCGACGACCAGCGCAAGCTGATGCTGACGACCGTCAACGCCGACGCCGACCGCCTCGCACGGCTCATCGCCGAGCTGCTCGACGTCGCGCGGATCGACACCGGACGCCTCCAGCTCTACCCCCGCCAGTCGTCCGCGGAGGTGCTGGTCGGCCGCGTCGTGGACTCCATCGAGGCCGGCACCGCCCGCGAGATCACCCTCACGGTCGAGCCGGGCCTGCCGGAGGTGTTCGCCGACCCCGACAAGCTCACGCAGGTCGTGACCAACCTCGTCGAGAACGCGGTCCGCCACGGCCAGGGTGGGGTGAGCGTCAGCCTGGCGTCCTCCGACAGCCTCGACGGCGTGCGCATCACCGTCGACGACCAGGGCGACGGCATCCCGGTCGAGCTCCGCCGGCGCGTCTTCACCAAGTTCTGGACCACCGGGGAGTCGGGAGGCAGCGGCCTCGGCATGTACATCGTCGGCGGTCTGGCCCGTGCCCACGGCGGCTGGGTCACGATCGACGACGCCCCCGGCGGCGGCGCCCGGGTGATGGTCGACTGGCCGCGCGAGGACCTGCGACCCGACTGA
- a CDS encoding DUF4031 domain-containing protein, whose product MILIDPPAVARWDRLWSHLASDTSYAEAHEFAAAHGIPPRGWDRDHYDVPADHYAAMVAAGAVPVSSRELVLALRAAGLRRPKAQFGR is encoded by the coding sequence ATGATCCTCATCGACCCACCCGCCGTGGCCAGGTGGGACCGGCTCTGGTCCCACCTGGCCAGCGACACGTCGTACGCCGAGGCGCACGAGTTCGCCGCCGCTCACGGGATCCCGCCCCGCGGCTGGGACCGCGACCACTACGACGTGCCGGCCGACCACTACGCCGCGATGGTGGCGGCCGGTGCCGTCCCGGTCTCCTCGCGCGAGCTGGTCCTCGCTCTTCGCGCCGCGGGGCTGCGGCGGCCCAAAGCGCAGTTCGGCAGGTAG
- a CDS encoding epoxide hydrolase family protein gives MTTHQNQSQTLDLRPFTVAVPQDAVDDLQGRLARTRYAAEPADTAGTHDWTAGAPVAYLREMVAHWRDGFDWRAQEDRMNAHPQFLTEIDGQTVHFVHVRSANEDATALLLLHTYPGSFLDFIDLVPHLTDDFHLVIPSIPGVGFSQPLADGAWDSPRIARAWDALMRGLGYDSYGAHGSDNGAIVARELAMLAPEGFLGAHVLQLFSFPSGDPAEFERMTPADYGALEFAGWFQTVNGFAAMNASRPQTVAAALSDSPVGQLAYNELFENFGNGTGLLNRDQVLAQVSLYWFTNSSAGATRLYHADRDGEPRINDGRIGVAVFADDFRSMRPFAERDNTSIVSWTEHPRGGHFASMEVPEELAGAIRGFFS, from the coding sequence ATGACCACTCACCAGAACCAGTCCCAGACCCTCGACCTCCGCCCGTTCACGGTCGCCGTCCCGCAGGACGCGGTCGACGACCTCCAGGGCCGGCTGGCCCGCACCCGCTACGCCGCCGAGCCCGCCGACACCGCCGGGACCCACGACTGGACCGCCGGCGCCCCCGTCGCCTACCTGCGCGAGATGGTCGCCCACTGGCGCGACGGCTTCGACTGGCGCGCGCAGGAGGACCGCATGAACGCCCACCCGCAGTTCCTCACCGAGATCGACGGCCAGACCGTCCACTTCGTGCACGTGCGCTCGGCCAACGAGGACGCCACCGCGCTCCTGCTGCTCCACACCTACCCGGGCTCGTTCCTGGACTTCATCGACCTGGTGCCGCACCTCACCGACGACTTCCACCTCGTGATCCCGTCGATCCCGGGGGTCGGCTTCAGCCAGCCGCTCGCCGACGGCGCCTGGGACTCGCCGCGGATCGCGCGGGCGTGGGACGCGCTCATGCGCGGCCTCGGCTACGACTCGTACGGCGCGCACGGGTCCGACAACGGCGCGATCGTGGCGCGGGAGCTGGCGATGCTGGCCCCGGAGGGCTTCCTCGGCGCGCACGTCCTCCAGCTCTTCTCCTTCCCGTCGGGCGACCCGGCCGAGTTCGAGCGGATGACCCCGGCCGACTACGGGGCGCTGGAGTTCGCCGGGTGGTTCCAGACTGTCAACGGGTTCGCGGCCATGAACGCCTCGCGTCCGCAGACCGTCGCCGCCGCCCTCAGCGACTCGCCGGTCGGCCAGCTCGCCTACAACGAGCTGTTCGAGAACTTCGGCAACGGCACCGGCCTCCTGAACCGCGACCAGGTCCTGGCCCAGGTCAGCCTCTACTGGTTCACCAACAGCAGCGCCGGCGCCACCCGGCTCTACCACGCCGACCGCGACGGCGAGCCGCGCATCAACGACGGCCGGATCGGCGTGGCGGTCTTCGCCGACGACTTCCGGTCGATGCGGCCCTTCGCCGAGCGCGACAACACCTCGATCGTGTCCTGGACCGAGCACCCCCGCGGTGGGCACTTCGCCTCGATGGAGGTGCCCGAGGAGCTGGCCGGCGCGATCCGGGGCTTCTTCTCCTGA
- a CDS encoding helix-turn-helix transcriptional regulator, whose amino-acid sequence MPLQTSSRLLALLGLLQARAIVPASDLAARLGVGERTVRKDVERLRELGYPIDSVRGPSGGYRFGDHGRLPPLLLEADEAVAVAVGLGSAATVRGLEEPSALALAKLEQVLPDRLRRRVRALHESTDVGPANTTTNTEAPVVDVTVLADLAAAIRDWDGLRLRFRPGGDPAADVRVEVDPYRLVTWQERWYVVGRDRSDRRWQAYRVDWLELRTPGAGRFAPDPLEGGDYAAFVLREVASTGWSVHCRIAVDAPAEEVLRRINPAVGVVETVDEEHSVLVTGADSVETVAVWIGMLGLDFHVTEPPELVAHVATLAERYAGAVTGR is encoded by the coding sequence ATGCCGCTCCAGACCTCGTCACGCCTGCTCGCCCTGCTCGGCCTGCTCCAGGCCCGCGCCATCGTGCCGGCGTCCGACCTGGCCGCGCGGCTCGGCGTGGGTGAGCGCACCGTGCGCAAGGACGTCGAGCGGCTCCGCGAGCTCGGCTATCCCATCGACTCCGTGCGCGGGCCGTCCGGCGGCTACCGCTTCGGCGACCACGGACGGCTTCCTCCCCTGCTCCTCGAGGCGGACGAGGCCGTGGCGGTGGCCGTGGGACTCGGCTCCGCGGCCACGGTCCGGGGACTCGAGGAGCCGAGCGCACTCGCGCTGGCCAAGCTCGAGCAGGTCCTGCCCGATCGGTTGCGTCGTCGCGTCCGGGCCCTGCACGAGAGCACCGACGTGGGTCCGGCCAACACCACCACCAACACCGAGGCCCCCGTCGTCGACGTCACGGTCCTCGCCGACCTCGCTGCGGCGATCCGTGACTGGGACGGGCTGCGGCTGCGGTTCCGCCCCGGAGGGGACCCCGCTGCGGACGTGCGGGTCGAGGTCGACCCGTACCGGCTGGTGACGTGGCAGGAGCGCTGGTACGTCGTGGGCCGCGACCGGAGCGACCGCCGGTGGCAGGCCTACCGGGTGGACTGGCTCGAGCTGCGTACGCCGGGTGCCGGCCGGTTCGCGCCCGACCCGCTGGAGGGCGGCGACTATGCGGCGTTCGTCCTGCGGGAGGTGGCGTCCACGGGGTGGTCGGTCCACTGCCGCATCGCGGTCGACGCGCCCGCCGAGGAGGTGCTGCGACGGATCAACCCGGCCGTGGGCGTGGTGGAGACGGTCGACGAGGAGCACAGCGTCCTGGTCACCGGGGCCGACAGCGTCGAGACCGTGGCGGTCTGGATCGGGATGCTCGGCCTCGACTTCCACGTCACCGAGCCGCCGGAGCTGGTCGCGCACGTCGCGACCCTCGCCGAGAGGTACGCCGGCGCCGTGACGGGTCGCTGA
- a CDS encoding TrmH family RNA methyltransferase, translating into MEPLTAGNTRVKEARKLSRRSVRTERRLFLADGPKAVGGALAVEGCVVEVFATPAALGQYAGLLADAPVTLVDERALASLSDSVSPAGVVAVCRHLDAPLQHVVAVSARLLAICADVRDPGNAGTVIRTADAAGADAVVLAGQSVDAYNPKTVRSTVGSLFHLPFANEPDPAVAVRAAQARGLTVLAADGAGEVDLFEADLSGPTAWLFGNEAWGLPDELAALADHRVAIPIHGRAESLNLSTAAAVCLYASARAQRT; encoded by the coding sequence ATGGAGCCCCTCACCGCCGGCAACACGCGCGTGAAGGAGGCCCGCAAGTTGAGCCGCCGTTCGGTGCGAACCGAGCGGCGGCTCTTCCTTGCCGACGGTCCGAAGGCGGTCGGAGGAGCCCTCGCGGTCGAGGGCTGCGTCGTGGAGGTCTTCGCGACCCCCGCCGCCCTCGGGCAGTACGCCGGGCTGCTCGCCGACGCGCCGGTGACCCTGGTCGACGAGCGCGCGCTCGCGTCCCTGTCCGACTCGGTGTCACCGGCCGGCGTGGTCGCGGTGTGCCGTCACCTCGACGCGCCGCTCCAGCACGTGGTGGCGGTGTCGGCGCGGCTGCTCGCCATCTGCGCCGACGTCCGCGATCCCGGCAACGCCGGCACCGTGATCCGTACGGCCGACGCCGCGGGCGCCGACGCCGTGGTGCTGGCCGGCCAGTCCGTCGACGCCTACAACCCCAAGACGGTCCGAAGCACCGTCGGCAGCCTGTTCCACCTGCCGTTCGCCAACGAGCCCGACCCGGCGGTCGCGGTGCGGGCAGCGCAGGCGCGGGGCCTCACCGTCCTCGCCGCCGACGGAGCGGGCGAGGTCGACCTGTTCGAGGCCGACCTGTCCGGTCCGACCGCGTGGCTCTTCGGCAACGAGGCCTGGGGCCTGCCCGACGAGCTCGCGGCGCTCGCCGACCACCGGGTCGCGATCCCGATCCACGGCCGCGCCGAGAGCCTCAACCTGTCGACCGCAGCCGCTGTCTGCCTCTACGCCAGCGCCCGAGCGCAGCGCACCTGA
- the rplT gene encoding 50S ribosomal protein L20, protein MARVKRAVNAQKKRRTTLERASGYRGQRSRLYRKAKEQVTHSLVYSYNDRRKNKGNFRKLWIQRINAAARANGMTYNRFIQGLGLAGIEVDRKILAELAVNDAPAFAALVETAKAALPEDVNAPKVSA, encoded by the coding sequence ATGGCACGCGTGAAGCGCGCAGTGAACGCCCAGAAGAAGCGTCGTACCACCCTCGAGCGCGCGAGCGGCTACCGCGGCCAGCGCTCGCGGCTCTACCGCAAGGCCAAGGAGCAGGTCACCCACTCGCTGGTCTACAGCTACAACGACCGCCGCAAGAACAAGGGCAACTTCCGCAAGCTCTGGATCCAGCGCATCAACGCTGCGGCCCGCGCCAACGGCATGACCTACAACCGCTTCATCCAGGGCCTCGGACTGGCCGGCATCGAGGTCGACCGCAAGATCCTCGCCGAGCTCGCCGTCAACGACGCCCCGGCCTTCGCCGCCCTCGTCGAGACCGCCAAGGCCGCGCTGCCCGAGGACGTCAACGCGCCCAAGGTCTCCGCCTGA
- a CDS encoding large ribosomal subunit protein bL35: MPKNKTHSGAKKRFKVTGSGKIMRLQAGRKSGAAFASAPTTGSRKKHRRNAGMVELEKGDVSRAKKMLGI, from the coding sequence ATGCCGAAGAACAAGACCCACTCGGGCGCGAAGAAGCGCTTCAAGGTGACCGGCTCGGGCAAGATCATGCGCCTGCAGGCCGGCCGCAAGTCCGGCGCTGCGTTCGCGTCCGCGCCGACCACGGGCAGCCGCAAGAAGCACCGCCGCAACGCCGGCATGGTCGAGCTCGAGAAGGGCGACGTCTCGCGCGCCAAGAAGATGCTCGGCATCTGA
- the infC gene encoding translation initiation factor IF-3: MSTELRINERIRVPEVRLVGPNGETVGIVPTDQALKLAMEADLDLVEIAPQGRPPVCKLMDYGKFKYENAQKARESRRNQTNVIIKEMKLRPKIDKHDYETKKGHVVRFLGAGDKVKITIMFRGREQHRPELGFRLLQKLAEDVQELGFVESAPKQDGRNMTMVIGPHKKKADAKIDADAARATKEKERADRKAEEDAEREAAHAAGPVAQKKERRRSENLDPEIEA; the protein is encoded by the coding sequence ATCAGCACCGAGCTGCGCATCAACGAGCGGATCCGCGTACCCGAGGTCCGGCTCGTCGGACCCAACGGCGAGACCGTTGGCATCGTGCCGACCGACCAGGCACTCAAGCTGGCCATGGAGGCCGACCTCGACCTCGTCGAGATCGCGCCCCAGGGACGCCCCCCGGTCTGCAAGCTCATGGACTACGGCAAGTTCAAGTACGAGAACGCCCAGAAGGCCCGCGAGTCGCGCCGCAACCAGACGAACGTGATCATCAAGGAGATGAAGCTTCGTCCCAAGATCGACAAGCACGACTACGAGACCAAGAAGGGTCACGTCGTGCGCTTCCTGGGAGCCGGCGACAAGGTCAAGATCACGATCATGTTCCGCGGTCGTGAGCAGCACCGTCCCGAGCTGGGCTTCCGCCTGCTGCAGAAGCTGGCCGAGGACGTGCAGGAGCTCGGCTTCGTCGAGTCCGCGCCCAAGCAGGACGGTCGCAACATGACGATGGTCATCGGCCCGCACAAGAAGAAGGCCGACGCCAAGATCGACGCCGACGCCGCCCGCGCCACCAAGGAGAAGGAGCGCGCGGACCGCAAGGCCGAGGAGGACGCCGAGCGCGAGGCAGCCCACGCGGCTGGCCCCGTCGCGCAGAAGAAGGAGCGCCGTCGCTCCGAGAACCTCGATCCTGAGATCGAGGCGTGA
- a CDS encoding SseB family protein gives MPPADSPHPDDLVRTIPDPGFADDDGAADVRLAQALAGHVAGTVTSGAALSALQDARLLVPVVAILGEVEHDEQGLAHDKSSDMAAVLVQAADRSKGLLAFTSTETMARWNPEARPVPVTTATAATAAVQDGAEALLVDLAGPAPYVVDGEDLGRLAAGWRLVELTGSGGGHGWIGPSAE, from the coding sequence GTGCCCCCCGCCGACAGCCCCCACCCCGACGACCTCGTGCGCACGATCCCGGACCCCGGTTTCGCCGACGACGACGGCGCTGCAGACGTACGCCTCGCGCAGGCGCTGGCCGGGCACGTCGCCGGGACCGTCACGTCGGGCGCCGCGCTGTCAGCGCTCCAGGACGCCAGGCTGCTCGTGCCCGTCGTCGCGATCCTCGGCGAGGTCGAGCACGACGAGCAGGGGCTCGCGCACGACAAGTCGTCCGACATGGCCGCGGTGCTCGTCCAGGCCGCCGACAGGAGCAAGGGCCTGCTGGCCTTCACCTCGACCGAGACGATGGCCCGCTGGAACCCGGAGGCGCGTCCGGTGCCGGTGACGACCGCCACGGCGGCCACGGCCGCGGTCCAGGACGGGGCCGAGGCCCTTCTCGTCGACCTCGCCGGACCCGCACCCTACGTCGTCGACGGCGAGGACCTCGGCAGACTGGCCGCGGGCTGGCGCCTCGTCGAGCTCACCGGGTCGGGTGGAGGACACGGCTGGATTGGCCCGTCGGCGGAATGA
- a CDS encoding cellulose synthase: MDGTTWAALTAALTVAGAIWTWIAFRRRGAANGLRAMGFTLLPAAAWLTGTLEMVVEIAGSITDWATSLVFNVLTWTGVGLAGLAVVLFLVSGFIRDRQLARGQAAGRTGRKGMSGTTSAASPQGLPEASSTRPGTRGGSPVDDDLADIEAFLRKRGIE; this comes from the coding sequence GTGGATGGGACTACCTGGGCCGCACTGACCGCAGCGCTGACGGTGGCGGGAGCCATCTGGACGTGGATCGCGTTCCGCCGGCGCGGGGCCGCCAACGGCCTGCGCGCGATGGGGTTCACCCTGCTGCCTGCCGCCGCGTGGCTCACCGGGACGCTCGAGATGGTCGTCGAGATCGCCGGCTCGATCACCGACTGGGCCACCAGCCTGGTCTTCAACGTGCTCACGTGGACCGGCGTGGGTCTCGCCGGCCTCGCGGTCGTGCTCTTCCTCGTGAGCGGGTTCATCCGCGACCGCCAGCTCGCGCGCGGCCAGGCCGCTGGCAGGACGGGCAGGAAGGGCATGTCGGGCACGACGTCGGCGGCGTCGCCCCAGGGCCTGCCCGAGGCGTCGTCGACGCGCCCCGGGACGCGCGGCGGGTCGCCGGTCGACGACGACCTGGCCGACATCGAGGCATTCCTACGCAAGCGGGGCATCGAGTGA